aaatTGATGTTAGTGGATGCTGTCACATTCTTTTTAATTAACATTCATAAGCTGCATTCTTCCCTTTTTGGAGGATGGAAGTCTAGTTAAATCTTTTGAATGACTTAAAGGTGCTTCCTATGTGCAATGAATACAGATGTTTTCTTAAGTGACAGTTGGCCTATATCTAGCTCTGAACTATGTCCCAGAAGAAGCCTGTTAGCTCAGACATCATCACAGGGTTAGAGATCTCTGCTGCAGATGAGAACTACTTTATTGCATTACCAGAGGTATACACTCAGGAAAGCATACCAGTAGACACAAGTAGCATTCCCACCAATGATGTTCTCTCTAGATTTCCTTACCTTAGGGAGGTGAACCTTCTTACAGTCAAAGCCAATCTGGAGTTGTTGATTGGCAGCAATGTTCCAAAGGCTTTAGAACCGTGGGAAGTGGTCAACAGCCAAGGAGATGGGCCACACGCATTTATAACCAAATCGGGCTGGGTTGTCAACAGTCCTCTAAATTGATGTTGCATGGATAGCTGTCCTAAAGCCACGGCAAACAGAGTCACGGCAAACAGAGTTTCTGTTGCAGCAGTACGACCATGACTTTATTGAAAGCTCAGAAGACAACATTGAGTATCTTCACACGTAAAGGGAtaatattaattcagcagtaaacttcTTATCACTGCCCTTTCCATATGTAttagacatacacagacacacacacaaacacacacacacacacacacacacacacacacacacttacacacacgcacacacacacactctctgaaacacacacacacacacacacaaacactctcaaacacatactcatacatacaaacttacaaacacacattttatgtatatattattgcagtattacagaagagggcatcagttctcttgcatcagcactgagatcaaacacacacatatgcacacttagacacacaccaacacacatttgtacacacacacttacaaacccacacacgcTTACTtacgctcacacagacacacacacttacacacacacacacacttacaaacccacacacacttacttaggcacacaattacaaacacacaacatacacacccgcatacttacacacacacacacacacacacacacacatacgtacacacgcttgtacacacacacacacacacttacaaacccacacacttacttacgctcacacagacacacacacttacacacacacacttacaaacccacacacacttacttacgcacacgattacaaacacacagacacacaaacacacacacacacacacacacacacacatacaaacaaacgtacacacttacagacacacacatacataaaagcttacaatcacacacacataatatatatccatactgtataaatatgtattcatttatttattacagtgcatgaaatgccctgaaTTGTTATTCGAActtttcttattacagtgcatgaaatgcctgaaagaaaaacgaatacaatttctcccattgactgacattgggccattatgacatcataatagggtctttaaactggcttgcacctgtgcttcactgacacctgcgccaaggttccaaggctcctcttctctctgtccctctccattcaactgtataactaggaatattaagagacaccttccatactctacttttttttctctatatccctctcactctactttctctcacactccatctctctgcttcactccattttctctccttttttcaatattttccctcttcactctctctttatctctttatccagagccactcttgttcactcttcgttcctttcttctttcctttcatccactcttctttccttcttccactcttctttcctttccttcttccactcttctttccttcttccactcttctttcttttcttctttacttccactcttctttcctttcttcactcttctttccttcttccactcttctttcctttcttctttccttcttccactcttctttccttctttcactcttctttccttcttccactcttctttcttttcttttttccttcttccactcttctttccttctttcactcttctttccttcttccactcttctttcctttcttctttccttccttcactcttctttccttctttcctttcttctttcctccttcctctcttctttccttcttttaaatcttctttattttcttcttcctttcttaacttttgcatttcatgcactggtatttccttcaggaaatgcattttctagttctctttaccgacttctgcgcttaattcagcttgaaccgcttaacttggAAACTtggttcaaactttgtcgcttaggtcttgtaaaggacacttatgctatgtatttttcatttttctaaactttatactttttaaaatattaaataaaaactaatacaatttctcccattgacttacattgggccattatgacatcataatagggttttcaaactggcttgcacctgtgcttcactgacacctgcgccaaggttccaaggctcctcttctctctgtccctctccattcaactgtataactaggaatattaagagacaccttccattctctacttttttttctctctatctttctctctatccctctcactctactttctctcacactccatctctctgcttcactccattttctctccttctttcaatattttccctcttcactctctcttctttccttctttccttcttccactcttctttccttcttccactcttctttcctttcttcactcttcttttctttcttctttccttcttccactcttctttcccttctttattttcttctttccttcttctactcttctttcctttcttcactcttctttcctttcttctttccttcttccactcttctttccttcttccactcttctttcctttcttctttccttcttccactcttctttccttactttactcttctttcctttcttctttccttcttccactcttcttccactcttctttccttcttccactcttctttccttctttcactcttctttcttttcttctttccttcttccactcttcttagGTCTTATAAAGGACActtgtgctatgtatttttcatttgtctaaactttatactttttaagatattaaagaaaaacgaaaaaaacatttcccattgacttacattgggccattatgacatcataatagggtcattaaactgccttgcacctgtgcttcactgacacctgcgccaaggttccaaggctcctcttctctctgtccctctccattcaactgtataactagggatattaagagacaccttccatactctacttttttttctctctacccctctcactctactttctcacactccatctctctgcttcactccattttctctccttctttcattattctccctcttcactctctctttactgtctttatccagagccactcttgttcactcttctttcctttcttcttttttccacttctttccttcttccactcttctttcctttctactttccttctttcactcttctttcctttcttcactcttctttcctttcttctttccttcttccactcttctttcctttctttactcttctttcctttcttctttccttcttccactcttctttccttcttccactcttctttcctttcttcactcttctttcctttctttctttccttctttcactcttctttcttttcttctttccttcttccactcttctttcctagcttcactcttctttcctttcttctttccttctttcactcttctttcttttctccttcctttcttaacttttgcatttcatgcactggtatttccttcaggaaatgcattttctagttaacttttgcatttcatgcactggtatttccttcaggaaatgcattttctagttattcttttTACCAATTTCTGCGTCCCTCTCTCCAGCAGGGCGttttttgacaatttccgcctatttttctctattctctctctttcatttaaaacttgaatatctcTGGTTCTACAtattgcataataaccattcatggcttaaattaaagaagacacttgggCCATCAACTGCAACTCGTTAAAGtgtttattatgtcattttagtttacatttcagagcagcaaaagtACGGATTTGTCAGGAAAAAACATAacaacctatttttttttttttggttttctctgtatagaactgggttttgaatgtcagAGGAAACCAAAACCtgtatttcctgattcaacaacatcttgacagtgtgtgtaaaaaatttgaagcagatagacaaaagtttacaagtgctacacatcagtttccatatggtgtctttttagacgtctccaagtgtctcctaacctctccaaaatcaccaaatacaaaagTCACTGTATATCCAGCATTCAAacttttttcttgccttctgtactacagcaaaccaatttgaattaatttcaatgtaataatttgcattgtattgtattttcttttgaGAATATACATGATGGTGTATAGGCTAcccaaaatatacccaaaacCTATCCAAATCCACTTAGAAGTACATTATCAcattatcatgaatgtttttgtggttttgtacttATTTGAAGTGAAGCCTGTCCTGATGTTTGTTCCAGTGGTCTCAGTCtttcataaaataataataaaaaaaaataaataaaaaaatgtcaacacCAGAGCCCCGTTAGCCAGAACAATTACAAATGCCTCACATGTAATGTGCTGTTACCACCTCCTACAACGTGGATGAGGGGTTGGATTTTAGGAGGCAAAGAGAAAatgaaccacacacaaaaaatgactatttacaaatatgtatatataaaaaatacataaaaaaaaaaaaaaaaaaatcagacacgCTTGTGCCAAAATCTGAAGCAACACCGCCCTGGGATAATGCACAAGGGCACGTCACAAGCCTCACATAGCCATATAGTGGATGACTTGCAGATTCGgcacttcctcctccccttggtGGCTTTCAGGTGTGGATCATTGGAGAGTCCGCAGGCTTCCAATGGGACGTGGTCCGTGGATGCCTCGTTGGATGCCTCGTTGGATGCCAGCTCCTTCCCAACTTTACCCAGCTGCTCACACAGTGCAATCCTGAATTTCTTCTGGGTGAGGGGTTTCTGGTTCTTCATCTCTGCCATCTCCTTGTGGATGAGGAAACTGTTCACCACCGCATTATCTACAAAGTGTAGAAAGAACTTCAGGTACCAGCGGCTTGTTTTCTGGGTAACAGAGAAATATTTGATGAGAGCATCAGAGAGGTCCACCCCCCCATGCTCTTGTTGTACTGCTTGACTGCATCAGGCACAGGAAACTCCCTCCTGGACCAGGTACCATCGGGGTTGCGGACACGGCGCTGCACACTCTGCCCACTGTTTGCTTTGTGTATCGTGGAACACATGGTAACGTCACGTGTGTCCTTCCACTTTACATAAAGCAAGGAGCCCTCACGTATCCAGCACATGTCCCCTCTGGCAGTCTTCTTGCCCAGTGCATTGTCTGTTGTCCGTGGAAACCCCACACGGTTCTCCCGGATGGTCCCACAGGCCCCAAAGCGCACCTGGTGTAGATGGCTGAAAAGCTTGGTGCTGGTGTAGAAGTTGTCTACATAAACATGGAACCCCGTGCCAAGATAGGGCACCTTGAGCAGGTTGACAACTGCGTCAAAAGTTAGTCCATTGCCACTCGGAGACGGCGCCTTTCCCTCGTAAATGGTGAAGTCACACGTGTAACCACTCTGGCTGTCGGCCAGGACAAACAGCTTGTAGCCCCACTTGGTGGGCTTGTCCTTCATGTACTGTTTCATCCCGTTCCTTGCCTTTGTGGCTACCATGCGCTCATCCACTGACAGGTTCTTGTGTGGGTGGtagtgtgtcctgcaggccgTGAGGATGTCATCATGAAGAGGCTTCAGGCGGAAAAGGCCATCATACGGAGCTGGTCATTTACCACATCAGCAGCTGGGTCACTCATGTGTAAATTTGCTGTGATGGCCTCATACCTGTAGCCTTTCATGACACTGCGACGATAGGGAAACTTGAAAaagttttctttcttccacaggTCCCTTGCAGCGGTCACCTTGACCAGGCCGAGATACAGCACAATGCTCAAATAGTTGCACATCTCAGATGGCTTCACCTCTTTCCACCGCATCTTTGCACCCTCCGCAATCTTCCGGGCagcatatttatttgtgttgataCACAGCGTTGTAATGGCATTGTTTGTGAAAAACAGGTCGAAGATTTCCTCGGGGCTGTATGATTTCTGGGAATTAAGCTGCGGTCCAGGCATCCTCCTAGGGCAGAACGGAAACTGTGGGGGGCACACGTCCTCTTCAGCACCATCATGCCATCTATCCACCGGTGAAGGAGGCAGCAGTGGTATGGGTGCTGTTGCTGTCTTGGAGGATGACTTCACTCTCCTTTTGGCCCTCGTCTGCCTTGCAGGAATCTGTGAAGGGCACACGTTCTCCTCAGAACCACAAGCATGCCCTCTGTCCCCCAGTGGGGCAGGTCTCCTCCTCTTTGAAGGAAGCAGCCATGGTGTGGATGCTGTTGCTACCTTGGAGGATGACCTCACTCTCCTTTTGGCCTTCATCTGCCTTCGAGCTGGAGGAGGCCTTGACGGTCCAGGCAGGTCAGAAGAGCTGAGGGGTgttgggagaggggagaggacaggtgtgtctcgtgcagggacatctctgaaggaaaaaaaaatcaattggcaaatgttatACAAACAACCCAGCGAAAATAAAACTATAGATTACTGAGTAAGCACAACTGAACATCTCCAAAACAACtttgtaaaataacaaaacacaatatgcaactaaaaatAAGATATATGCAACATGGGGTTGGTTTATTCCTTCCTGCTATAGGGTGAGGTTAGGTGATAGTTGTctgtgagacaaaagagagtaTATATCTAGATGTCTGGGTTACAGAGTCTGATAATACATACTAATGAGGATACTCTATGGTTGGTGGGATGAGAACAGGTGACAAAGGGTGAAGAGGGGGTCATTGATAGCAGGAAGGGAGCTGGTTTATAGAGTTCTAGATGCTAATTGCTCATTTATctgtgagacaaaagagagtaTATATCTAGATGTCTGGGTTACAGAGTCTGATAATACATACTAAGGAGGATAATCTAAGGTTGATGGGATGAGATCAGGGGACAAAGGGTAAAGAGGGGGGTTTTGATAGCAGGAATGAGGCTGGTTTATCGAGGTGCGAATGGGTCAGGTGTGTCTCCGTAAATCAAAGATTATAGACAAGAGTATATTCTGTTCCATCAgtcatatgagcatttcttacTATGTAAACAACACTATTAGTTCTATTATATTACTGCTATTACAACACTATTACTatgtaaacagcaaacaaataagaCCAGGAAAACGTCAATATAAAATAAGCAATGCGTGATGAAGGCTGCTTTCACCCACATAACCTAAGTAGCTCAGCCAGCTTGCTAGCATTCGTGCTTTTTATGAGCATTTCTTACTATGTAAACAACACTATTAGTTCTATTATATTACTACTATTACAACATTATTACTatgtaaacagcaaacaaataagacgctcaacataacataacaacagccAGCTTGCTAGCATTCATGCTTTTTAGTCAGATAATACTTGGTAATAATATCGTGGAAACATACCAAAATGCATGCTCATAGTAGTAAATGCAGATATGTACTTACATGTCAAGGACACGGTCAATGCGTTCTTCCCAATCCAACTCATCGAAGGAATCAATACTTGCTCCATCGGAAttatcacacacaagcacaaaaacacaccaacacacacatttacacatactttacaaacccacacacacacacttacgcaaacacttacaaacaaacaaaaaaacacacatacacacccacacacttacacacacacacacacacacacacacacacacacacacacacacacacacacacacacacagacaaacacacttacacacacagaaacagacatacacaaacttacaaacacacacactcatacatgaaATCATTTTTGTCTAAtaggaaatacatttttttttccttttccctctacagcctgtcaaaatgcagtattacagagaaaggcttcagttctcttgcattagcactgagatcaaacccctcacacatgagagtgcTGTGGCTGGAAGAGAATagagcaggagactcaggagtgaagcatctttcttctcttctggaggatcccaactgtaaactggagaaactagggtgagtatcacaagaccaaatactgagttgatatcagtgaaattgacagtgacagtgacacacacacccacacacacgcacacacatacttacacacacacatacttacacacacatttacacacacacacttacaaacccacacacacttacgcaaaCACTTACAATcaaatagacacatacacatacacaccaacacgcttacacacacacatacacacgtactaacacacatacaaacacacatacacacacacacacacacacacaaacagacatacacaaacttacaaacacacattcatacatgaaACTATTTTCGTCTAATAGGATATACAGTAaataatgttttccttttccctctacagcctgtcaaactgcagtattacagagaaaggcttcagttctcttgcatcagcactgagatcaaacccctcacacatgagagtgcTGGGGCTGGATGGGAGTAAAGCAgaagactcaggagtgaagcatctttcttctctgctGGAGGAttccaactgtaaactggagtcactaaagtgagtatcacaagaccaaatactgagttgatatcagtgaatttgatagtgacagtgacttatcatgctcttcacatgtaaagggataatattaattcagcagtaaacttcttatcactgtccttttccatctttatcacacacacacacacacacacacacacacacacacacacacacacacacactcacacacacattcacacacacacacacacacacacacacacacacacacacaaacacactcacacacacagctgttctaATTAAGTCTTTCCTTATTTCcctctacagcctgtcagactgcagtattacagaagagggcttcagttctcttgcatcagcactgagatcaaacccctcacacatgagagggctggggctggatgggagtaaagcaggagactcaggagtgaagcatctttcttctctgctGGAGGAttccaactgtaaactggagtcACTaaggtgagtatcacaagaccaaatactgagttgatatcagtgaatttgatagtgacagtgacttatcatgctcttcacatgtaaagggataatattaattcagcagtaaacttcttatcactgtccttttccatctttatcacacacacacacacacacacacacacacacacacacacacacacacacacacacacacacacacacacacacacacacacacacacacaaacacactcacacacacagctgttctaATGGAGTCTTTCCTTATTTCcctctacagcctgtcagactgcagtattacagaagagggcttcagttatcttgcatcagcactgagatcaaacccctcacacatgagagtgctgtggctgaatgggagtacagcaggagactcaggagtgaagcatctttcttctcttctggaggatcccaactgtaagcTGGAGAGACTaaggtgagtatcacaagaccaaatactgagttgatatcagtgaatttgacagtgacagtgacttatcatgctcttcacatgtaaaggacCACTATTAATCCatcagtaaacacttcttatcactctgattttccattttttttacacacacacacacacacacacacacacacacacacacacacattcacacacacacacacacacacacacacacattcacacacacacacacacacacacacacacacatactatcacacatacaaacacacttacacacacacacacactcaaacagacatacacaaacttacaaacacattcatacacgaCACCATTTTTGTCTAATAGGATATACAGTAaataatgttttccttttccctctacagcctgtcaaactgcagtattacagagaaaggcttcagttctcttgcatcagcactgagatcaaacccctcacacatgagagtgcTGTGGCTGGATGGGAGTAAAGCAgaagactcaggagtgaagcatctttcttctcttctggaggatcccaactgtaaactggaggaactagggtgagtatcacaagaccaaatactgagttgatatcagtgaatttgacagtgacagtgacttatcatgctcttcacatgtaaagggtcactattaattcagcagtaaacacttcttatcactctgattttccatcttcattacagacacacacacacacacacagacagacacacagacacacagacacacacttaaaaacacacagacataaacattctcaaacacacatacacacacttgcacacacttacacaaacacacacacacttacacacaccacacaaacagacacttacacacacacatacatacacacacacacttacacacaccacacaaagagacacttacacacacatacacacacacagactattgcacactcacaaatacacacacagacacaattaaaaacacagacacacttatacaaaaacacgcacacacacacacacacacacacacttgtacacacacactcttacacacacacaaacacacacagtcacacagactaacacacacacacagacttacacagacacacacacatatacacacacagaccaacggacttatacacacacacacacaaacacacacccacataaataCTTACACATTTctcaattataattttttttgtatttatttaattttttttattccttctcATATTCTTTTgtctaaaaggaaaaaaaacaatgttttcctttcctctctacagCCTTGGAgcctgcagtattacagaagagggcttcagttctcttgcatcggcactgagatcaaacccctcacacatgagagtgctgtggctgagagagagtaaagcaggagactcaggagtgaagcatctttcttctcttctggaggatcccaactgtaaactggagaaactagagtgagtatcacaagaccaaatactgagttgatatcagtgaatttgacagtgacagtgacttatcatgctcttcacatgtaaagggtcactattaaccTGTTTGGGCGGAAGTGACGCTAAAAGTATCGCAACCGATATATTTGCCGGTACATTTTTTTACAGCAACGTAgcgacaaaaataaaaaacatttcaccaaaAACAGTTTGATTACCAATTAAGCACTAATACTGCCAAAAGCACCCGTAATATCAAATACCTGTGTCCAACAGTTCACTAGAAAAACCTCGTTTCTCGGAAAAGGATATGCCCACTGCTTTGTCAGAATTGTGATGCCTCCTCACACTAATTGTCCATTTAAACAC
The sequence above is drawn from the Clupea harengus chromosome 19, Ch_v2.0.2, whole genome shotgun sequence genome and encodes:
- the LOC122133808 gene encoding ribonuclease inhibitor-like; the protein is MRVLWLEENRAGDSGVKHLSSLLEDPNCKLEKLGLSNCSITEKGFSSLASALRSNPSHMRVLGLDGSKAEDSGVKHLSSLLEDSNCKLESLNLSNCSITEKGFSSLASALRSNPSHMRVLWLDGSKAEDSGVKHLSSLLEDPNCKLEELG